aagaacattGGAGGCTTATTGGTTTTTAATTAGTGTGATTCGAGCAGTGTTAATGGTATGTATCAAGATGGGTTGTGATGCAGTGGATATTGAGTCTAATTCTCAGGTGATAATTAGTATGATTAATGGGGGTATGCTATAGAGGCTACTTTGGAGTGTTTTATCCATGACATTGGTCACTTGGCGTCTCAATTAGGAGGGGTGAGGTTTGTGTTTGCCAAGCGGAATGAAAATGCCGCTGCTCATGCTGTAGCCTCATATGTTGCTTCACATGGAGATATTTTCCAttgagatactcttgttttgaaatttttatctAATATTCTTGTTGAAGACGGTTCTATTAGAATTTAATCAAAGTTatcctttgacaaaaaataaaaaaacagacaaacaaacaaacaaacttgtTCGGTGACTAACAGATTACACAAATAATGGGTATTCCTACAGACTTGGTAACAAATAACGAAGTCCCATAAGAAAAGGACAACAACTTATTCAACAATTAATAACCAGCAAAGTAAAAAACGGCAATCTTTAACAAtgtttaacaataaaaaaaaaaaaatccctaaaCCTTCAAAGCTTTGATCTCCATCTATAAATACATGCATTTGCAGTTCAATAGAGATTTAGCGTGACAACCCTAGAAGAGACCCCTCAATCTCAGATATCTCTTCTCCCTCATTTCAGTAAAAACCGATGTCGGCTTCAGAGCTTGCTTGCAGTTACGCCATTCTAATCCTCCATGACGAAGGCATCCCAATCACTGCTGAGAAGATTACAACATTAGCAAAAGCTGCCAATGTCTCTGTTGAGTCTTACTGGCCTGGCTTGTTCGCCAAGCTTGCTGAGAAGAGAGACATTGACGATCTTATCCTGAATGTTGGCGTTGGTGGCGGCGCTAGTGCAGTAGCCGCTGCTGCCCCAGGTGTCGGCACGGCTGCCGCcccagctgctgctgctgctcctCCACcagaggagaagaaggaagaacccAAGGAAGAAAGTGATGACGAGGGACTTTTCAATTTGTTCGATTAGGAGCTCCATTCAAACACGACATATACTAATTAGTCCATCTTTGCTGGTTTTTAGTACTTTGAGATTAGGTACCTTATCAATATTGTAGAAGGGCTTTGTTTATTATAGAAGggctttgtttatttatttttggcgtATGATATGTAGATTCTAGGTTTGATGTTGAGCATCTAATTTTGAAGATCTTTTGTTTGGAGAAAGGCTCATGTGTGACAAGTTTATGTATGCTGGAAAACTAATAACAAGATTAAATTTAGAGTTTgatatttaattcaatttttattaaatgaaTGGAAATTAATTGCAGGAAATCAGTTTTCTTTCAAAGGGCTTTATGGAACGAGTTTATGTtggaaaattaatttacgaGGCATATTGATTCATTCATGCGAAGGCATGATAATGCCTATATAAAGGACTTAATAATAGAGTTTGTTTTCATACTTATAAAGGACATAATATCAAATACTACCTAACCCAACCTCATGATTTAGTAATTAATGTGTTTGTTTAGATCATGGCCACCATACTCTAACCAAATTAAtaatgatttatttaattttttagtcCCAACATTTAGAGATTATACTGTAAGGACTTTCTATTGAAGACAATATTGGACTCGAATATTCTCTTAAAGTTCCTAAATGAGTCCTCAAAAGTGATGGAGGACTTccattgaagatgctcttagTACCTATCATTatgctttttattttattttttagtctaTTTATGACTGACCCAAAAGAACACTAAACCCAAAACGTAAACATGTGTTTCGAATTCAAAGCGACAGAGTTCTTCAGAAATTGAACCATCCATCTAAGATTTTTGGGGTTTCTAGAGTCTAGATTCAAGCGAGAAAACACGAGTTTCGCcaaaatgagaaaagaaaatgtCCATATCTGAGAAGCAGATGAGCAACACAAGATtaagaataggaaaacaaacAGGACAagaattgtctgccctccacttccggtCAGGGCCAGTCCTGTGTTTTTGGGTGCCCAGTGCGAAAGCTTAAAATGTGGCCTTTTTTAATACGGAAacatatgtttaaaaaaaatatttaacgagGGCTGGAACCCAGTCAAAGCTGGGGGGCTAGGCCCTCACGCCCAAATTATATTACTTGAGAAAATATACAACGGGGGGGACATAATACCTAAACCCCGACAATCAAAAATACAATCATATACAACCATTCCTAGCAAAACTCCTTGAAATTTCAACCTTTAAGAAATTGTCTTCTGGCATtttttgaagcaaaatcatcaattatatcatcaTACTCCAAGTCTTCAATCTCATCCTTTTCAATGCATAAGATTGCTAATCCATTTAGCCTATCTTGAGTCATAGTGGTCCGCAAGTAAgattttaataatttcaattttgaaaaacttcTGTCTGCAGATGCCACGGTCACAGGTACAGTCATCAGTACACGATAAGCAATCAAGACATTAGGACACATGTCAGtttcttttacaaagtttgcTATTTCCATGGTTGTCCAAGGGTTATTAGAGAAAAATGCTTCTTCAGGTAACATCATTTGCAACACCTGTAACTCGGAACATAAGTCGGCTCCATCTACATCCATGGTATTTCCATGTTTCAAATGTGCTTCAAGATtcatacaattttcttttagttgttGATCATCCAATGAAATCAACTTCGGTGCATCAAACAAGAAGCCAAAAATATATTCAAAAGCCTTTAACTGTTCAAACCTGTGTTTCAGTTGAGAAAGAGCAATATCCACTATAACAAGAAAATAATCTGTTCTAAATGATTCTTCAGCAGACTGTTGTTCCCTCTCATTACCATCAAtttcatcatgatgtctttttCTAGGTCTATGACGTTTAGTTTGAAAAACAGGGTCAATTTCCGATTCAAGTGCAATTTCTTTAGCATCACGCATGGCAGAAGCAAAACCAGTTTCTCTGTAGTTTTCAAAAAATGTAACAAGTGCTTCCAAAGCCTTTACAGCAACATCAAGACGCATGTCTTCAgattgtaattttttgctcaccatgttaatcttcaacaaaatgtCATACCAAATAACCAAACTTAATACAAAATCAAAACTGGAAAGTTCTCCTGATGCTA
This genomic interval from Malus domestica chromosome 05, GDT2T_hap1 contains the following:
- the LOC103409149 gene encoding large ribosomal subunit protein P1-like — its product is MSASELACSYAILILHDEGIPITAEKITTLAKAANVSVESYWPGLFAKLAEKRDIDDLILNVGVGGGASAVAAAAPGVGTAAAPAAAAAPPPEEKKEEPKEESDDEGLFNLFD
- the LOC114825136 gene encoding uncharacterized protein, with protein sequence MEFLSVEDTSGQGLFNELQDVLKSLDLDIDNVRGQGYDNGSNMRGKHQGVQKRLLDINPRAFYMPCGSHCLNLIVCDMASSCLKAKSFFGACQCIYTVFSNSTKRWNILLEHIDGLTLKSLSTTRWESHIESVKAIKSQVAQVRNALFTLVEITENPQLSRDAECLASGELSSFDFVLSLVIWYDILLKINMVSKKLQSEDMRLDVAVKALEALVTFFENYRETGFASAMRDAKEIALESEIDPVFQTKRHRPRKRHHDEIDGNEREQQSAEESFRTDYFLVIVDIALSQLKHRFEQLKAFEYIFGFLFDAPKLISLDDQQLKENCMNLEAHLKHGNTMDVDGADLCSELQVLQMMLPEEAFFSNNPWTTMEIANFVKETDMCPNVLIAYRVLMTVPVTVASADRSFSKLKLLKSYLRTTMTQDRLNGLAILCIEKDEIEDLEYDDIIDDFASKNARRQFLKG